In the genome of Deinococcus fonticola, the window CGCCGTGGCGAGCAGCCCCACCGGCAGACCGATCCAGGGGCTCAGGCCGTATTTGGTGCTGATCAGCGCGGTGGCGTAAGCGCCCACACCCATGAAGGCCGCGTGCCCGAACGAGGTCAGGCCGATCACGCCGGTGAGCAGCACCAACCCGATGGCGACTATGGCGAAGATCATGATGTTGGTCATCACCGTGACTTTGAAAAGAGGCAGGATCAGCGGCAGCACCAGTGCCAGGACGAACAGGCCGGCGCCCAGCATGACGCGCGGGGTAAACCGCGGCGGGTTGGAGGAAACAGCGCGGCTGATCATGCGGCCCCGCCTTCCTTTCCACTCGCATCCATCGGGATTTTTTTCATTCTTCATCCTCCGGGATGTGCTTGGTCATCAGGGAACGCCACAGCAGCACAGGCAGGATCAGCGTGAACACGATCACTTCCTTCCAGGCGGAATAACTGAAACTGGCGAAACTCTCGATGAGTCCCACCAGGATCGCGCCGCCGGCGGCCAGCGGAAAGCTGACCAGTCCGCCGATGATGGCGCCGATGAAGCCTTTCAGGCCGATCAGGAAGCCGCTGTCGTACCCCAGGGCCACGCTTGGCCCGATCAGCATGCCGCCCATCCCGGCGATGATGGCGGCCAGCAGGAAGGTCAGGGAGCCAGCGGCGGTGGGGCTGATACCGACGATGCGGGCGCCCAGGCGATTCACGGCGGTGGCCCGCAGGGCTTTTCCGGCCATGGTGCGCTCGAAGAAGGCCGCGAGGCCCAGCATCAGCAGGGCGGACGCCAGGATGACCAGCAGGCTCTGCTGCGTCAGCGTGACCTGCCCCAGTTTCAGGTCGCCGGGCAGGAAGGGCGGGGTACGCGAACCTTCCGGGCCGAAGAAGGCCAGTGCCAGCCCCGTGAGCACCATGTGCAGCGCAACCGAGGCGATCAGCAGCACCAGCACCGTGGCGTTCTGAAGCGGCTGGTACACCACGCGGTACAGCAGCGGCCCCAGCGGAGCAATAAGCAGCATGGTCAGCAGCGTGTCCATCCACAGCGGCAGGTTCAGGGGGGCCACGGCGCGGATCAGGAACCACAGCGCTCCGCCGGCCAGAGCGGCGCTGCCCAGCGTGGTCAGGGCCTGGGTGCTGCGTCCGGAGCGGATGAGGCTAAAGGCCTGCATCACGGCGGCCAGCGCCAGCAGGAACAGCACCAGGTTCAGGGTGCCGGGGGTTTTGGCGGCTTGCAGGGCGGCCAGCGTCAGCGTGCCGAACACCACGAACTCCCCGATGGGAATGAAAATGACGCGCGTAACACTGAAGACCAGCACCAGCGCCAGCGCCAGCAGCGCGTATACCGCGCCGTTCGTCAGGCCGTCGGCCGCCAGCACCGGGAAGATGGACGGATCAAAAATCTGTTTCAGGTCGTTCAGGAACTGCATTTCCTCTCCTTAGGGCGCGGGGTGGTCAGGGCCTTCCTGAATCCGGCCAACCGGTTCACTGGCTGCATGGGCGGTCTCCTTTTTTTGGAACAAACGTTCGTTTGGTGTGTATGGTCACGTTTATAGCGCCTGGGTCTGTGCCGCACTTGAGGCCTGTCTGTTCGTTTATAAGGAACAGGATAACGTGAAAAAAGACCTGCTATAAAGGCGCCTCCCCGCCGCCAGCCGTCGTTTGAGGCCGCCTGCCCCGACAGGCCAAAGCCGACCCTGCAAAGATGCCCACTCCACTACCCCGATAGGCGCAGGGGCGCAGCAAAGGTGAGCGACGGCTATTCGTTTCGCCGCACCGGCTGCGCTGAAATGTGGAATGCTACGGGGCGTGCCGCTGCGTCGCCTGCCCTCGAACCTCGCGCTGGCTTACCTGGCTTTCGTGCTGCTGGTGTGGGTGCTGGGCGAGTTCGTGGGCGAGCGAACCGTGCCGACCCTGCTGCTGGCCTACGCCCCACCGCTGTTGTGGCTGCTGCCCGCCCCGCTGGTGTGGCTGTGGGTGCTGGTGCGCCGCCGCAAGGTGGGGTGGGCGCTGCTGGCGACGCTGCTGGCCGCCTGGGGTGCCGGCTTGTTTCACTGGCGGGCGCAGTCGGCTGGAAATTTGAAGGTTCTGACTTACAACGTGGCCCGCGGCACGAGGACCAACCCGGACACCCTGGCGCTGGCGCTGCGCCAGATCGGGGCCGACATCATCCTGCTTCAGGAAGCCAATTTTTACGACCCGAATTTCGTGACCAGGCTGGCCGCCGACCTGCCGGAATACAGCCTGTCGAGCGCCGCGGAAGTCAGTACCCTGACGCGCTTGCCAGTAATAAAGACCCAGACCTTCGACCTGCCGCAAAACCGGCGTGAAGTGTTGGTGACCCACCTGAAATGGCAGGACAAACCGCTGACCATCGTGAACGCGCACCTGGGTACGGTCATGCTCTCGCCGGTGTTGCAGGGAGACCTTCAGCGCGTGCGGCGAACCCGCGACGCCCGCACGGAGCAGGTGGGGGTGCTGCGCTCTATCGCCCTACAGGTGGACGGCGCGGTGCTGCTGGGAGGCGACCTCAACACGCCGCCCCGGGGCGTGATCTACCGGCGCTTGCGGGACATTTTCGGGCGTGACGCGCACGACGCGGCGGGGCGCGGGCCGGGCTGGACATTCCCCAGCCTGAAATTACGCATCGACCACCAGTTCACGCGCGACTTGCAACCGGTGCGGGCAACGGTGTTGCCAGGTGTGGGCAGCGACCACCTGCCGCTGCTGGTCGAGTACAGGTAACCCGGCTTAAAAGAAGAGAATAGGAAGCCATTCTGTTCTGCTGTTCTCACCTTCGCCGGGGAAAGGGCACAAGATTCTGCCTCTTCAACGGAGCGTCAGGGCCTGAATCATGCCGTAGGCGATCAGGGCCGCCAGCAGCAAACCCGCCCCCACGAACCACGCCGGGGCTTTGCCACCGTTGAGGCTGTTTGCGGCATTCCAGGCCAGGCGCAGGTTGACCAGCGACATGACCAGCAAAAAGGCGTCCAGCGCGTCCACTGCGCGGCCCGGCGCAACCTGCATCGGGAAGCCCACCAGCAACGTCAGACCCGCCAGCAGAAAGGCGATCAGCAGTTGCACGGCGTCACTGGACATGCGGGCATTATGCCAAGCGCGGCCCACCACCTGCCCGCAGTCTTCAGAGCAGTTCTCCGAATTATGCGCTCTAGGAAGGGCCCCCCAGAGCGCCCCATTCTTCGTTCTGCTCGTCTTAATTCACTCGCGCTGCTCGGACAAAAATCATGGCGTTCTTTTGTCAAATGTTCTAACCGAGTTCGTGGTACTGACCCCGGAAGTACACAAGCGGGTCGTCGTCGGTGAAGCGCGTGTACTCGATCAAGCCGGTAAACAGGGTGTGGTCGCTGAAGGTCAGGGCCTGATCCTTGCGGCACACGATCTGCGCGATGGTGCCGCCCAGCAGCGGCAGGCCCTCATGCTCGAACCAGGCCAGGGGCAGGGCCGGATCAGGTTTTCCGGCAAAGTGTTCACTGAGCTTTTTTTGCGTGCTGCTCAGGACGTTCAGGCCGAAATGGGTGACCTCGGGCCGGGAGAGCAGCGCGTGCATTTTCCGGTCGTGCCTGACAGCGACCCCCAGCGTGGGCGGCTCGTGACTGAGGCCAATCACGGCGCTGGCCGTCATGCCGCGGTGCCCACCATCGTGCGTGGCGGTCAGGATGCACACCCCGCTGCTCAGGCGGCCCAGGGTCTGCCACAGTTCGTCCCGGGTAATGGCGTCATGGGGAAGGGAGGGGGGGCTCATGCCCGCAGTGTAGCGGCAGCGTTACCGGCCGCATCACCGGCGGGGCGGGGTCGGCACGTTGGGAGTCTGCGCCGGGCTGGCCGATCCTGGGGCGCTAGGCCGACCCGAGGTTGCGGCGGGCTGTGTGTCGCGCAGAAGCAGGTTGGGCAGGCGCCTCAGGCCACTTTCCGGCACCGTGTCAGTCCAGCGGCGGTCACCTATGCGCACCTCGGTTCTGCCGGCCGGCAGGGTCAGGAAGCCGTAGTAGCCGTTGCCGTCCGTGAGGCCCTGCGCGACCACCTGGCCGTTCTGCCACACTTCCACGCTGCGCCCGCCCGGCCAGGGAACACCCACCACGCGCCCCATCAGGCCACGGGCCAGCGGGGGTGCCTCCTGCCAGCGGGTGGTGCCGCTCAGCACACCGCCCGGAGCCGTCAGCAGCTTCATGACCGAGGTCAGGCCCTGCGGCTGGGACTGCGTGTTGTTGTAGGTGGCCAGGGTCGGCACGCGGTACGAATACCCCACCCACCCCAGGCCCGCCGCCACACTGCGGTTGGCCTGCGAGGCGGTGACCTCGGGGCTGTTCAGGTACAGCGCCGTGCCCACCGCCAGCGGCGTGACCTGCCCATCGGCGCGGGTGCGCACGCTGCTGGCAAAGGAATTCCAGTTGTTGAACCACACGCCCTGATCGGCCACGGTGTCGCGCTTGTAGTTCATGGGCACGTTCAGGTCGATCAGGCCCTGGTAAATCCAGGTGGGCCAGTCCTGCATCACGTCGGTGTACGGACGCGAGAGGCGGAAGCTGCCCGGTTCGAGGGGCCGGGGCGCGTTCCCGTAGGTGATGGTGGCGGCCGTCATCCAGGCGCTGGGGCGCACGCTCTTGACCTCCAGCGCGATGCGGCGCACCAGGGCCGTGACCTGCTCGCGTTTCCACTGCTGCCACTGCGGGTCAGCCGGCAGCGGGCGGCCTTTCGTGCCCGTTTCGGCGTTGAAGCGGGCCACTGTTTTGGGGTCGTACCCCCAGTCGCCGCCGTCCGGGTAACGGATGCGGTCAAGTTGCACGCCGTCCACATCGTAGTTTTTCACCAGGTTTGCCACGGCGGTGGCGGCGTACTCGGCGGCGGCGGGAATACCCGCGTCCAGCCAGCCGTCACTGCCTTCCTGCCAGCTGCCGTCACTGCGGCGGGCCAGCCAGGAGTCCCTGGAGTTCGGGCCGTTGGTACGCATCACGTGTTTCGGGTTGGTGCTGGGCGAAGCCACATTGGCGATGCCGGTGACACTCGCCCAGGCGATCACGCGAATGCCTTTCTCGTGGGCCAGGCGCGTCACCAGCGCCAGCGGGTCGAAATTTCTCTCGAAATCCGCGTCGGTAATGGCTGGCAGGCCGCTTTTCAGGCACAGGCAGTCCCCGCGCCGAATGGCCTGCACGAACAGCACGTTCACGCCCATCCGGGTGGCGTCTTCCACCACCTGCCTGACCTGCACGCGGTTCTTTAACCCCGCGCCGAAGGCGTCCACCCACAGGCCGCGCACCGCCACGGGCGGCACCCCCGGCGCCAACTGGGGGGCCGGCGCCTGAGGAACAGGCGGCAGCGCAGGTGCAGCAGGCGCAGGCGTGGCAGGAAGCGGGGCAGCGGGTGTGAACCCCGAACCTGCGGGCACCGGAACAGCGGGCAGATTCAGTGGCGGTGGGGCGGGCAGCGTTTCCGGTTTCGTGGAATCCTGCGCCGCAGCGCCGGGGTTCACGGCGAGAAGCAACGTCAAAATGAAAGCGCGGCGCAAGGAAACACGGGTCATAGGGTCAGGCGGCAGACTAACCCACCTGATTCACAAACAAATGAAAAACCTGGCGCGACTGGCTTGCCTACTCGTCACAGTCCATTACCGTTCAGGCTTCAGCCTCTGTGCCCTCAGCCTCTTCTGAGCTGGCGTCGTCGGTTTCGGGGGGCTGGTAGTTGCGGTTCTTTCCGATTTCGCGGACGCGCCCAGAGAAGCGGCTTTTCACTTCGTCGTAGAGCGGGTGGGCGCGAATGTCGCCGGGTCTGGACGGCGCGGCGGGCGCATGCTGGGGGGCGGAAGCCGGGCGGGTCTGGGGCGGGGGGCGGGGGGCGCTGTACTCCGCGAAGGGCGCGTCGTCCAGCGAGGGTGGCCCGGCCTCCTGAAGGCCTCCGCCGATGTCCCCCCAGTCGGGTTCCTCGGTGATGGCTTCCACCACGTACAGTTCGCGGGTCGTGGTGGGAGGCGCGATGCGGTCTCCACCCTGCGCGTCTGCCGGAGCCGGGGGCGGGTCGGCAGGTGTTTCCGCGTCCCACGGGGCGGGCGGAAGATCCGGCAGCGGCGCGGGGGCCACGTCGTCCGGGCTGTGGGGCGGCACGCGCTGCTCCGGGGCGTCGCCGAAAGGCAAATCCAGTTCCGGGAAGTCGGGTGTGCCGGCGCTGGGCCGTTCCAGCGTGGCAACCGCGGGCCGTTTGGGCGGCAGACCGGCTGGAGCCGGCGCGGCAGCGTCAAGGTTTGGAGTGTGGCCGACTGGCACCGAACTGGCGGGTGCGGGCCGGGGAGAAGCGGCGCGGCGGGGGGCCGGGTCGAAGTCCGGCACGGCCTCCCCCACGGGCGCTGCGGCCTCGACCGGTCGCCGGGCAGCGACTGGAGCAGGTGGAGGGGCGGGTGTCGGTGCGGGGGCAGGGGTGCCGCCCCCTCCCCCCGCGCCTCCTGGGCCGCCCAGGTTTTGCCGGCGCCCCAGGTTGTCGGGGGCCACCAGCTCGAAGGTGACTGGGCCGAACACCTTGAGCACCAGTTTCGCCACGTCGTCGAACTTTCCGGCCAGTTGCCTGGCGTGGAATTTGTTGCGGTCATCGTAGGTGAGGCTCACGTAACCGGGTTCGGCGTGCTGACGGGCGGGCTTCAGGTACGCCTTGACCTGCATGCTGGCCTGCCGCACCACATCTGCCCAGCTGCCCTGCAGGGGCGCCGCCGGAACCATGCCCTCGGTCGCCTGCGCTACCGCTTCACGCACCGGCGTGGGGCCAGGGCCACTGGCGCCACCGCTGCGCCGCCCGGCGGGGTCGAAGTCGGCCACGGCGGGGCCAGCCGGTGCGGGTCTGCCCCCCTGACGGAGTGTGGCCAGTTCTTTTTCCAGGCGGTTCAGGCGCTGAAGCAGATCGGCGGGAACGGCCGCGCCTGCCGACGTCGGCGCGTGATGTCCACTGCTGCTCACGGCGTCGGCGGCCAGCAGGGCATGGGTCAGGCTCAACTCCAGGCTCTGCTGGTCGGCGCTGCGGGCAAAACGGCTCTCCTGCTCGTCCAGCGCCGCCTGCAGTTTCAGCAGGCGGGGAACGTCCGCGCCTTCCAGGCGGCCCTCTTCTCCCAGGCCCAGTTCAGCGTGCAGGGCCGCGCCAAAGGCGGCCACCAGGCCTTCCACCACCGTGCGGGCCGCGAACCCGTCGCGGTACAGGCCCGCCGCCCCGGACAGGGCCGCGCCCGCGTCACCCACCACCAGGGCGCCCGCGATGCCACGCACACGCTCGCCGGGCGGCAGGCCCAGCGCTTCCTCGACGCTGGCGCGGGTAATAGCGGTGCCGGCGGCCAGCATGCGTTCCAGCAGGCTCTCGCCGTCACGCATGGCCCCGTCGGCCAGGCGGCCGATCAGGTTCAGGGCGTCGGCGTCGGCGGTCACGCCCTCTTTGTCGGCCAGGCCCGCCAGTTTCCCCGCGATTTCCTCGGGGGTCAGGCGGCGAAAGCGGTAGTGCTGGCAGCGTGAGAGGATGGTGGGGATGATCTTCTCCGGCTCGGTCGTCGCCAGAATGAAGATCACGTGACCGGGCGGTTCCTCCAGCGTCTTGAGGAGGGCGTTGAAGGCTGCGCGGGACATCATGTGGGCTTCGTCCAGAATGTAGATTTTTTTTCCGCCGCGCATGGCCGCCAGGCCCACTTTCTCGCGCAGGTCGCGCACATCGTCGACGCTGTTGTTGCTGGCCGCGTCGATCTCCAGGACGTCCGGGTGGCTGCCTGCCCGCACGGCCAGGCAACTCTCGCACTCGCCACACGGTTTGGGGCCGTCCGACAGGCAGTTGGCCGTCATGGCGATCAGGCGGGCGGTGGTGGTCTTCCCCACCCCGCGTGGCCCGGAGAACAGGTAGGCGTGGCCCACCCGCCCCTGCGAGAGGGCCGCCCGCAGCACATCCTTCACGTGCTCCTGACCGACGATGTCCTCCCAGCGAATCGGACGCGCACGCTGATAAATGGCGCTCATGGGCGCCCCCCTGGCGTGGGCTGTGGGTTATGGGGGGTGGGATGGAGAAAAAGACCCCTCAGCCAAGGCTTTTTCTCCATCCACCGCTTCCCGCCGACCCCTGACCCGTTCACCCGTTCAGTGTAGCCCCCGCGCTCCGGTCAGGCAGTGACCCGCCTCACGCCGCCACCTTACGGATTGACCTTGATACCGAAGGTGCCGCTGGCAGTGACTTCCTTGCCGTTCTTCTGGCCTGCAGCGTTGATCCCGCCGGTGTACGTGTTGATGGGTGTGCCTTTTTTCGCGGTGACGCGGATGGGGAATTCCTCGCCCACCAGCACCCGCGTTTTCGGCAGGGTGACGGTCACGTCCGGCGTGGTGCTCTGCGCGCTCAGGGTGAAGGTGCCGGGGTGGCTCTGGGGCGTGTACCCGCCCAGACGCCCGGTCAATTCCTTCGTCTCGCCGCCGCCCACCGTCAGGGTGGAAATGGACTTGCCGCCCGGCTCCGCGATCACCACGTATCCGCCCGCGCACCCGTTATGCCGCAACTTCCCGATATCCTGCACGCCCAGGTACAGGGCCGGAAACAGCGAGGCCACCATGAAGCCCAGCCCCAGCGCCGACACGCGCGGCCTGCGCCAGTTGATGGCCGCGAACGCCAGCCCGCCCGGCCCCAGCAGCAGCGGCATCAGCAGGGCCAGCAGCGTATGCCCCCGGCACGGATCGGTTAAAGCTGCGCCCCCCAGCAGGCGCACCAGCAGCACCAGCGCCGCTCCCACAGCCCAGCCCGCCAGCAGCCCCGGCAGGAAATGTTTCGTTTCAAAAGCGGGCACGTTATCCACAGACGGCGAAGAACCAGACACGCCCCGCAGCTTACCGCCTGGTCAGCGGGACGGATGCCGCCAGCGGCCGGGAGGAACAGCGGCCGGCAAATCGAACTGTCCAGTCAGGCTCGCTCTCGACCGTTCGACTCCAGGCTCAGGTGGCGCTGGTTTCTGGCGACTCGTCGGCCCCTTTGTTCCTCATGTTGGGGCGGGGGGCCAGGACGGCCAGCAGCAGCAGGCTGAGGCCGGTGACAAGGACGGCGAGGCCAGCGACGGCGCGGGGATTACTGAAGTTCAGGGCGTCCAGGGTGGCGCCTTTCAGGCCGGCGAGGCTGACCAGCCACAGCCCGGCTGTCCAGTGGGCGCGGGCGTCCAGATCACCATCCAGACGGGCCGCCCGGACACAGGCGCTGATGCCCATCAGCATGGCGGCGGTGCTGCCCGCCAGCAGCCACCACTCGTGCATGGCCGGCCACACGAACAGCCCCGCGCTGACGGCCAGGGCCAGGAAAAAGCCGAACCACCAGGTCTGCTGCGCGGAAGTGAGCCCTGGAAGCTGGCGCAGGGCGGTGGCCGAGGAGGCGGGAAGCCGGGAAGCGAGCCAGTCGCGGCCGGTGCTGTCCAGCGTGAGCCAGCCCACCAGCAGGAGGGCCCAGGTGCCCAGCCACTCGATGACGCGCGGAACACCTTGCGGGAAGATCCAGGCGACGTGGCTGAGGATGGCGGCGACTGCGCCTAGAACCAGCAAGGCGGGCACGCGCTGACCAGCGAGTTTCAGGGGCAGCCCGGCCGCCAGCAGGGCCACCAGGGCGCAGGCCAGGGCAAGGTGCGGCGCGTTGCCATCGGGCAGCAGCGCCAGCGCGAAGGTCAGGAGGGCCAACGCCACCCCCTCCACAAGCGCCTGCCCCGTCCGAGCGTTATGGGCGGTCAGCAGGGCCACTAAAGCGGCCAGCACGGCGCCCAGCAGCAGGGCCAGGCGCTCCGGGCGGGTGTCCACGGCACCTAGCAGCGACACGCTGCCCACCAGCAGGCCCGGCAGCGCGGCCCAGTAGAGGGTGTTCTGCACGGGCCTGAACAGGTGCGCGGTGCGCTGCGTGA includes:
- a CDS encoding branched-chain amino acid ABC transporter permease, with the protein product MQFLNDLKQIFDPSIFPVLAADGLTNGAVYALLALALVLVFSVTRVIFIPIGEFVVFGTLTLAALQAAKTPGTLNLVLFLLALAAVMQAFSLIRSGRSTQALTTLGSAALAGGALWFLIRAVAPLNLPLWMDTLLTMLLIAPLGPLLYRVVYQPLQNATVLVLLIASVALHMVLTGLALAFFGPEGSRTPPFLPGDLKLGQVTLTQQSLLVILASALLMLGLAAFFERTMAGKALRATAVNRLGARIVGISPTAAGSLTFLLAAIIAGMGGMLIGPSVALGYDSGFLIGLKGFIGAIIGGLVSFPLAAGGAILVGLIESFASFSYSAWKEVIVFTLILPVLLWRSLMTKHIPEDEE
- a CDS encoding endonuclease/exonuclease/phosphatase family protein — its product is MPLRRLPSNLALAYLAFVLLVWVLGEFVGERTVPTLLLAYAPPLLWLLPAPLVWLWVLVRRRKVGWALLATLLAAWGAGLFHWRAQSAGNLKVLTYNVARGTRTNPDTLALALRQIGADIILLQEANFYDPNFVTRLAADLPEYSLSSAAEVSTLTRLPVIKTQTFDLPQNRREVLVTHLKWQDKPLTIVNAHLGTVMLSPVLQGDLQRVRRTRDARTEQVGVLRSIALQVDGAVLLGGDLNTPPRGVIYRRLRDIFGRDAHDAAGRGPGWTFPSLKLRIDHQFTRDLQPVRATVLPGVGSDHLPLLVEYR
- a CDS encoding flavin reductase family protein; its protein translation is MSPPSLPHDAITRDELWQTLGRLSSGVCILTATHDGGHRGMTASAVIGLSHEPPTLGVAVRHDRKMHALLSRPEVTHFGLNVLSSTQKKLSEHFAGKPDPALPLAWFEHEGLPLLGGTIAQIVCRKDQALTFSDHTLFTGLIEYTRFTDDDPLVYFRGQYHELG
- a CDS encoding glycoside hydrolase family 10 protein, whose product is MTRVSLRRAFILTLLLAVNPGAAAQDSTKPETLPAPPPLNLPAVPVPAGSGFTPAAPLPATPAPAAPALPPVPQAPAPQLAPGVPPVAVRGLWVDAFGAGLKNRVQVRQVVEDATRMGVNVLFVQAIRRGDCLCLKSGLPAITDADFERNFDPLALVTRLAHEKGIRVIAWASVTGIANVASPSTNPKHVMRTNGPNSRDSWLARRSDGSWQEGSDGWLDAGIPAAAEYAATAVANLVKNYDVDGVQLDRIRYPDGGDWGYDPKTVARFNAETGTKGRPLPADPQWQQWKREQVTALVRRIALEVKSVRPSAWMTAATITYGNAPRPLEPGSFRLSRPYTDVMQDWPTWIYQGLIDLNVPMNYKRDTVADQGVWFNNWNSFASSVRTRADGQVTPLAVGTALYLNSPEVTASQANRSVAAGLGWVGYSYRVPTLATYNNTQSQPQGLTSVMKLLTAPGGVLSGTTRWQEAPPLARGLMGRVVGVPWPGGRSVEVWQNGQVVAQGLTDGNGYYGFLTLPAGRTEVRIGDRRWTDTVPESGLRRLPNLLLRDTQPAATSGRPSAPGSASPAQTPNVPTPPRR
- the dnaX gene encoding DNA polymerase III subunit gamma/tau is translated as MSAIYQRARPIRWEDIVGQEHVKDVLRAALSQGRVGHAYLFSGPRGVGKTTTARLIAMTANCLSDGPKPCGECESCLAVRAGSHPDVLEIDAASNNSVDDVRDLREKVGLAAMRGGKKIYILDEAHMMSRAAFNALLKTLEEPPGHVIFILATTEPEKIIPTILSRCQHYRFRRLTPEEIAGKLAGLADKEGVTADADALNLIGRLADGAMRDGESLLERMLAAGTAITRASVEEALGLPPGERVRGIAGALVVGDAGAALSGAAGLYRDGFAARTVVEGLVAAFGAALHAELGLGEEGRLEGADVPRLLKLQAALDEQESRFARSADQQSLELSLTHALLAADAVSSSGHHAPTSAGAAVPADLLQRLNRLEKELATLRQGGRPAPAGPAVADFDPAGRRSGGASGPGPTPVREAVAQATEGMVPAAPLQGSWADVVRQASMQVKAYLKPARQHAEPGYVSLTYDDRNKFHARQLAGKFDDVAKLVLKVFGPVTFELVAPDNLGRRQNLGGPGGAGGGGGTPAPAPTPAPPPAPVAARRPVEAAAPVGEAVPDFDPAPRRAASPRPAPASSVPVGHTPNLDAAAPAPAGLPPKRPAVATLERPSAGTPDFPELDLPFGDAPEQRVPPHSPDDVAPAPLPDLPPAPWDAETPADPPPAPADAQGGDRIAPPTTTRELYVVEAITEEPDWGDIGGGLQEAGPPSLDDAPFAEYSAPRPPPQTRPASAPQHAPAAPSRPGDIRAHPLYDEVKSRFSGRVREIGKNRNYQPPETDDASSEEAEGTEAEA